The nucleotide sequence CTTAACCATTTGAATTATAATTTGCAATTTAGGATTGTGATTCCAAGTCTCAATTTGGACAAAATTTGTAGTGCAACCGAAATTATATCCTCTTGAGCTTATCACTTTTCATGTGACTAAATAGCATATAAAAGTATACAACCGACCGCATCTAAGTTTCTCTCCTCAAGTTAAAACACCTCCTCCCACAATAACAGCAAGTGATGTTTAAGATGGTTTGTGTTTGTAACTTGTCCATGCTGCCTTTTCAATTTCTAATGTGAACCTTTATTTCCTCCAGTTACCCTAAACTTTATAAATAATCAATTACTTTCTCtacgtgtgtgtgtatatatatatatatatatatatttttttttttaacaaacgatattatttacactaagaaaATGGGATGAATTACTTTTCTAATATTAGATTACTCAGCATGCATCCAAATTTCATTCAAATTAATAGAGTACTTGTCATGTGGACCCTAATTCCCCCTCATTTGAAGTTAAATACGACCTCTAGCCATATTAAAACTCACTACCGAGAATTCAATTCTCGATCAAACAAATTTAATATATCGACTCATCTTAGTGTGGCAGAAAGACATGTTTACTATCTTAAAAATGGGAACGGGGACCGGAATCGGGCAATATTAACCGTTCAATTCGGTGCAAttctatttaaatttatttttgaaattgtatGGTTCGGTTCAACGACTCTTGTTAGGTTCATGTCAGTTCATGGTTCCGaataataaatcatttgaatCTTGCAAAACATGTATTTAGAGCACATAAAAAAGGTAaagaatttttttagtaaaagttAGTAATTGAATCACACAACGAGGAACATGCATGACCAATCATAAAGAATGATGAACTACAATAGAAGTTTAAAGATTCAATGGCACCAAAACTTTACAAAGTTAAAGAATATTATTCATATCAACAATTcacaaaacacaaacacattgCTAACAATTTAAAACTCTACGAATTAAATGTTAACTGTGATTAACGAATAAAAAAGAACTCAATTTGGTCgctgtttcttttgtttttgatcCAGCAGCATAAACGCGGTAAGCTAAAAATCTCTCAAAAGTCAAACGGTCCCTCCTTCCTCAGTTACCCAAGTTCTGAATCCAAACACTAAACCCAGATGGCGGAAAAAAGCGGCGACGGCGACGGCAGCGGTGGGGGTGACGGTGCTCCAgcagaggaggagaagaagaagaataatcaTGCTGATGGTGGTGTTCCAccagagaaagagaagaatggAGATCCAGAACTGCTGATCTGCTTGCTTCAACCTGCTCCCGCCGACTCCGATCCTGACTACATCGGCATCCGTCGCCTTCTCCTCTCTCGCAAGCCCCAGTCCCCATTTCATCGCCGCCTAgtattctcctcctcctccatcttCTCTACTCAACAATTTGCATAATTCAATTGttcatttcattcattcaaTCACACTGTTATTGCTTCTGATTGTTGAAGGATTGGAGATGCAATGGAAAAGGGTACGTCGCGTTTCGAAATTACATCCGTCGGCCAAGGAATTGGGAGAGTACGCAGACTCCGAGCCTCCAGACCACTCCCGGGAACAGGTCGGCGATCAATTCATATCAAAGCTTTTGCTAATCTCTCGAAATGTTATGAAATTGAAAGTTAATTTTCTGATTAGTGAGTGTTTAGTATGTTTTCTTAAATTCGTAATGTATGCTGACATCAGGGTAATTTACTGCTTCATGCATCAGTGGGCGATGGATTCCACCTCCAAGTCCGCGGTCCCTTTTGTATGATGTCGAAGGCTGGAGTCCTGGCAGAGTATGCAATGCATTTCAATCCAATTTCCATTTCGTTATGGGTTTTTGTTAATACTATATAGTATGCATTTGTTGCTCACTCTAATTGATTTCCGTTAATTGAACGTGGACATGTAATTTTTTAGCTTTTAAGCTGTAAAGCCGATTACCCTTGAACACAAAGCGAAAATTTGTCATTTGTACGTTCTTTCCTggatttttcctttttgtttttttgttatagGCTCATacttttatattattcattttattttaggaCGTCCAGAGTGGCAGTCAACCTTCACCTCGCAGAAGTTTTGGCTCCAGTATAAGTGATAGTGACCGCCCACGTCCTCAACGGGCAGAACCTGCATACTCATTCGTAGGAATGCAGTGCATCTTTGATCAGTGCAAAGCCTCTGGTAACTTGTTTTCCTTTGAGAACTAGACTAGATGGACCCCCTTAATGTGTTATTAAGCTGAGAGCCAATGCGACTTTTAAAAAGGTTGAAAGTTGAAACCTAATTGGTTTTTATGTACAGTCACGGTTTTGAAGTTTGGACACATGAGTTCTGAtctgcttgcatatggagcatcagATGGAACCTTGACAGTATGCACTGTTTCTGATCCACCTTCAATCCTCAAGCAGCTGCATGGTCACTCCAAAGATGTTACAGGTTCGATTGACTGGTATTGTTACTGTTgtcttttcttctgtttttgcAATGATATATTTATAGCCACGTTGCCTAAATAATAAGTAAACTCTCACAGTCAAAGATTTCGATTTTATTGTTCCATGACATTTAGAAAACTGAAGAGCTAGGTTGCAATTTGCTCCAAGTAAACACATTGGTACCACCAAAATTCCTTTTTTGTTTAGTCAATCAGCTTCCGGTAGTAAATTAGTAGGTTATATTCTTAGTGGTTCTAATgattaaaatgtaaaagaaacaTGATATGCAACAGATGTGAACATCAAATCCATAATTTATACCAGATGCAAATCTCTTTAGCTTCTCTTTCTATGAAGCACTTTTCTCTCTGGAATTATCATGTTTCTGAAATTCTGGTTCATTTTTCAGACTTCGATTTTTCATCAAACAATCAATACATTGCATCCTCATCAATGGATAAAACTGTACGAGTGTGGGAGATTTCAAAAGGCCTTTGCATTCGAGTAATATATGGAGTGTCTCCACAACTATGTATTCGTTTCCACCCTGTAAGTGTGCACAGAGATTAAGAAAGTTCGGCCCCTCGAAATTGTCGACATCTTTTTCCTATATTGGTTATCTTACTATAAATGCatgtttaaagtgttttttgtcTCATCAGTGCAAGTCATTGATTCAAAGAAGTACTAGTTTCAGCATAGGATACCTGTCAGGCTTTTTGGTTGCGCTTCTACCAGATTCTCAAAGAAGATTATTTTCACTAGCCTTGACCCTCATTTGCAATAACGTTCCCTTTTAAACCTTCATAGATTAATTTAATATTGCCTTTCCCTTTACCTATATGTGGATGACTAAAACTGTCAAATGGTCATCACACATAGAGGAAAAGGCATCATTAAATGAGTCTTTGACTGCATTTTGAGCTCTTAATAAAACATTATTCCCTATAAAAAAGATCTGTGGATGACTACAGTGCATAGTGAAAattatttacccttttttttgtaCATGATAATATACTGCCGTTTaagggttttttgttttgttttttttttttctgttatcTTCTCTGTGCAGGTAAATAACAACTTTCTTTCAGTTGGCAATGCAGACAAAGAAGTCACGGTAATGACTGCATACCTGATGTTCATTATTTTTATTCACTGTTGAAATCCTGAAACACATTCTATAACTCACATTGATGTAAAGTGCATGAGGTACAGGTATTTGAGTCATATTGTCATATATTATCTATTCATTTAGACTGAATTTTGGCACCATCACATGATACTTGTTCTGTTAATCATCAGTTCATCTGAACGCAAGTAATCAGAAAAGAAGGCCCAACTGCGTGCCTATTTTCTTGCTGGTGTATCTTGTGTAAGAAATGGTTGCTGGGGAAGGT is from Malus sylvestris chromosome 5, drMalSylv7.2, whole genome shotgun sequence and encodes:
- the LOC126623776 gene encoding uncharacterized protein LOC126623776, with protein sequence MAEKSGDGDGSGGGDGAPAEEEKKKNNHADGGVPPEKEKNGDPELLICLLQPAPADSDPDYIGIRRLLLSRKPQSPFHRRLDWRCNGKGYVAFRNYIRRPRNWESTQTPSLQTTPGNSGRWIPPPSPRSLLYDVEGWSPGRDVQSGSQPSPRRSFGSSISDSDRPRPQRAEPAYSFVGMQCIFDQCKASVTVLKFGHMSSDLLAYGASDGTLTVCTVSDPPSILKQLHGHSKDVTDFDFSSNNQYIASSSMDKTVRVWEISKGLCIRVIYGVSPQLCIRFHPVNNNFLSVGNADKEVTVFNFSTGRVIHKIFFDSEVTSMDYAHTGQLIFCGDAAGCIYSVSMNSHTGMLSRSHRHRSSTRRKSPVTTVQYRSFSLLARGPVLLTCTQDGSLSFFSVALDIQGYLTLRCSLKLNPRIYSIRASFCPLLSLEKGEYIVSGSEDSNVYFYDLTRPKHTCVNKLQGHRFPVIGVAWNHGENLLASSDFYGTVIVWKRSKTG